The following are from one region of the Anolis carolinensis isolate JA03-04 unplaced genomic scaffold, rAnoCar3.1.pri scaffold_18, whole genome shotgun sequence genome:
- the LOC134294671 gene encoding zinc finger protein 135-like yields MYITFDMEEKAYKCIECGKSFGQHGNLKTHQRTHTGEKPYNCLECGQSFTQKGHLHSHQRTHTGEKPYNCLECGKSFAHNSTLHAHQRTHTGEKPYICLECGQSFTHSSSLHSHQRTHTGEKPYNCLECGQSFARSSGLRSHQRTHTGGKPYNCLECEQSFACSSALRRHQRTHTGEKPYNCLECGQSFTQSSNLRRHQRTHTGEKPYNCLECGQSFTQSSDLRRHQRTHTGEKPYNCLECGQSFTHSSDLRRHQRTHTGEKPYTCRECGQSFADSSTLRKHQRTHTGEKPYKCLECGQSFARSSSLRSHQRTHTVEKPYKCLECGQTFAQIATLHPHQRTHTGEKPYKCLECGQSCTHSSDLRSHQRTHTGEKPYKCLECGQSFAQSGNLSSHQRTHTGEKPYKCLECGQSFTRSSGLRSHHRTHMG; encoded by the coding sequence ATGTACATAACttttgacatggaggagaaagcatataaatgtattgaatgtggaaagagctttggtcagcatggaaacctgaagacacatcaaaggactcacactggggagaaaccctataactgcctggagtgtggacagagcttcactcagaagggacacttacattcacatcaaaggactcacactggggagaaaccctataactgcctggagtgtggaaaaagctTTGCTCATAATTCAACCCTCCatgcacatcaaaggactcacactggagagaaaccctatatatgtctggagtgtggacagagcttcactcatagttcaagtctacattcacatcaaaggactcacactggggagaaaccctataactgcctggagtgtggacagagctttgctcgtagttcaggactacgttcacatcaaaggactcacactggggggaaaccctataactgcctggagtgtgaacagagctttgcttgtagttcagcactacgtagacatcaaaggactcacactggggagaaaccctataactgcctggagtgtggacaaagcttcactcAAAGTTCAAACctgcgtagacatcaaaggactcacactggggagaaaccctataactgcctggagtgtggacagagcttcactcaaagTTCAgacctacgtagacatcaaaggactcacactggagagaaaccctataactgcctggagtgtggacagagcttcactcatagttcagacctacgtagacatcaaaggactcacactggggagaaaccctatacatgccgggagtgtggacagagcttcgctgatagttcaactctacgtaaacatcaaaggactcacactggggagaaaccctataaatgcctggagtgtggacagagctttgctcgtagttcaagtctacgttcacatcaaaggactcacactgtggagaaaccctataaatgcctggaatgtggacagaccTTCGCTCAGATTGCAACTTTACAtccacatcaaagaactcacactggggagaaaccctataaatgcctggagtgtggacagagctgcaCTCACAGTTCAGacttacgttcacatcaaaggactcacactggggagaaaccctataaatgcctggagtgtggacagagcttcgctcaaaGTGGAAACCtaagttcacatcaaaggacccacactggggagaaaccctataaatgtctggagtgtggacagagcttcactcgtagttcaggtctacgttcacatcatagGACTCACATGGGGTGA
- the LOC134294669 gene encoding zinc finger protein 135-like, with protein MYIAHNSVDMEEKAYKCIECGKSFSHNSNLHRHQRTHTGEKPYNCLDCGQSFSHSTGLRSHQRTHTEEKPYNCLECGQSFSHNSNLYRHQRTHTGEKPYNCLECGQSFPQKGHLHTHQRTHTGEKPYNCLDCRQSFARSSGLRSHQRTHTGEKPYNCLECGQSFADSSALRRHQKTHTGEKPYNCLECGQSFARSSGLCSHQRTHTGEKPYNCLECGQSFTHSSGLRRHQRTHTGEKPYNCLECGQSFACSSGLRSHQRTHTGEKPYKCLECGQSFTDSSALRRHQRTHTGEKPYNCLECGQSFIQSSSLRNHQGTHTGEKPYNCLECGQSFTHRSGLRRHQRTHTGEKPYNCLECGQSFTQSSGLRRHQRTHTGEKPYNCLECGQSFTHSSGLRRHQRTHTGEKPYKCLECGQCFTQSSGLHSHQRTHMG; from the coding sequence atgtacatagcacataactctgttgacatggaggagaaagcatataaatgtatcgaatgtggaaagagcttctctcataattcaaatctacatagacatcaaaggactcacactggggagaaaccctataactgcctggactgtggacagagcttttctcatagtacaggactacgttcacatcaaaggactcacactgaggagaaaccctataactgcctggagtgtggacagagcttctctcataattcaaatctatatagacatcaaaggactcacactggggagaaaccctataactgcctggagtgtggacagagctttcctcagaagggacacttacatacacatcaaaggactcacactggggagaaaccctataactgcctggactgtagacagagcttcgctcgtagttcaggactacgttcacatcaaaggactcacactggggagaaaccctataactgcctggagtgtggacagagcttcgctgatagttcagcactacgtagacatcaaaagactcacactggggagaaaccctataactgcctggagtgtggacagagcttcgctcgtagttcaggactatgttcacatcaaaggactcacactggggagaaaccctataactgcctggagtgtggacaaagcttcactcatagttcaggcctacgtagacatcaaaggactcacactggggagaaaccctataactgcctggagtgtggacagagcttcgcttgtagttcaggactacgttcacatcaaaggactcacactggggagaaaccctataaatgcctggagtgtggacagagcttcactgatagTTCAgcactacgtagacatcaaaggactcacactggggagaaaccctataactgcctggagtgtggacagagcttcattcaGAGTTCAAGTCTACGTAACCATCAagggactcacactggggagaaaccctataactgcctggagtgtggacaaagcttcactcatagatcaggcctacgtagacatcaaaggactcacactggggagaaaccctataactgcctggagtgtggacaaagcttcactcagagttcaggcctacgtagacatcaaaggactcacactggggagaaaccctataactgcctggagtgtggacaaagcttcactcatagttcaggcctacgtagacatcaaaggactcacactggggagaaaccttataaatgcctggagtgtggacagtgcttcactcagagttcaggtctacattcacatcaaaggactcacatggGGTGA